The Flavobacteriales bacterium genomic interval TCCTGAAGGGCAATGTGAGTGAGGTCATTCACCACCTCAAAGCACAGATGCAGGCTTTTTCTGCAAAACATGCTTTTGAAAAAGCGGAGCTGATCAAACAAAAACTCCAGCGACTGGAGGCGTTCCAGGCCAAGTCAACTGTCGTTAATCCGCGCATATCGCATGTGGATGTCTTCGCCATTCAAACGGATGACAACCACAGCTTCGTAAATTACCTGAGGGTGGTTCAGGGCGCCATAGTACAAACCCATACCATAGAGCTGAAAAAGCAACTGGATGAATCACCGGAAGAGATGTTGTCCTTCGCCATTACCGACCTGAGAAATCGTCTTAAAAGCAGTGCAAGGGAAGTGATCGTTCCCCTGAAGATCGAATCTGACGGCCAGTTTTCCGTGACCGTTCCGGAGCGTGGAGACAGAAAAAAACTGCTGGACCTCGCCGATCGCAATGTTCGTTATTACATGCTTGAAAAGCACCGGCAAAAAGAAACACGAACATCAAAATCAGACGACCGGGCGGAACGAATACTGACGCGTTTGCAGAAAGACTTACGGATGAAAGAACTGCCGGTACACATCGAATGCTTTGATAACTCCAACATTCAGGGATCCGATCCGGTCGCTGCCATGGTGGTATTCCGATCAGCCCTGCCCGCCAAGAAAGACTACCGTCATTTCAACATCCGCACCGTGGAAGGCCCGGACGACTTCGCATCAATGGAAGAGATCATCACACGCCGATATGGTCGCCTGATCAGAGAACAGCAACCATTGCCCCAACTGATCGTTGTGGACGGAGGAAAGGGTCAGTTGAATGCTGCCCTGAAAGCACTCACCCAACTGGGATTGAAAGGCAAGATGGCGGTGATTGGTATCGCCAAGAGGCTGGAAGAAATATACTTTCCCGGCGACCCTGTGCCGCTTTACCTGGATAAGAAGTCCGAAAGCCTGCGGCTCATCCAGCACATGAGAAATGAAGCCCACCGTTTCGGCATCACCCATCACCGCAAAAAGCGGGTAAAAAAC includes:
- a CDS encoding excinuclease ABC subunit C; translation: MGKTTDQLKQKITELPANPGIYQFLDTEGNIIYIGKARNLKKRVQSYFTKSFDNRKTAVMVSKITDLKFMVVETEFDAFLLENSLIKKYQPRYNIQLRDDKSFPWICIKNERFPRVFGMRNPVSDGSEYHGPYANVKVMNTVLDLASKLYPIRNCNFHLSGENIAAKKFRVCLEYQIGNCLGPCEGFQNEQEYNESINQIRQILKGNVSEVIHHLKAQMQAFSAKHAFEKAELIKQKLQRLEAFQAKSTVVNPRISHVDVFAIQTDDNHSFVNYLRVVQGAIVQTHTIELKKQLDESPEEMLSFAITDLRNRLKSSAREVIVPLKIESDGQFSVTVPERGDRKKLLDLADRNVRYYMLEKHRQKETRTSKSDDRAERILTRLQKDLRMKELPVHIECFDNSNIQGSDPVAAMVVFRSALPAKKDYRHFNIRTVEGPDDFASMEEIITRRYGRLIREQQPLPQLIVVDGGKGQLNAALKALTQLGLKGKMAVIGIAKRLEEIYFPGDPVPLYLDKKSESLRLIQHMRNEAHRFGITHHRKKRVKNSLTSELDAIQGIGPKTRTTLLKSFKSVHQIKKASMDEITAVIGPAKASLVFRTLHPE